The following are encoded in a window of Brevibacillus ruminantium genomic DNA:
- a CDS encoding CGNR zinc finger domain-containing protein — protein sequence MSDYDDLDILADFCNTRDERLRYEGDPGLDHLQTCEQLQLWLLEHHLLTEEAVVTDEELQLARELRRGMRIAIDPLADRQVEAAAIINEVASQLAAAVIFDPSMKATIQFAGTKARQAIGKLLLLILNTQQTNAWNRLKMCTAEDCRWVFIDRSRPGSGKWCSMQACGNRAKKRTFRERQKEEKKKVPE from the coding sequence ATGTCTGATTACGACGATTTGGACATTCTGGCCGATTTTTGCAATACCCGCGATGAGCGGCTTCGCTATGAAGGCGACCCGGGACTGGATCATTTGCAGACCTGCGAGCAGTTGCAGCTTTGGCTGCTTGAGCATCATTTGCTTACAGAAGAGGCCGTCGTTACGGATGAAGAGCTGCAGCTCGCTCGGGAACTGCGCAGAGGGATGCGAATCGCGATTGACCCGCTGGCGGATCGACAGGTTGAGGCTGCTGCAATCATAAATGAGGTCGCCTCGCAGTTGGCCGCCGCCGTTATATTCGATCCATCCATGAAAGCCACTATACAGTTTGCAGGAACAAAGGCCCGGCAAGCGATCGGGAAGCTTCTCTTGCTGATCCTAAACACGCAGCAGACAAACGCCTGGAACCGGTTGAAAATGTGCACTGCCGAAGATTGTCGCTGGGTGTTTATCGACCGTTCCCGCCCCGGAAGCGGAAAATGGTGCTCCATGCAGGCTTGCGGCAATCGGGCGAAGAAGCGGACGTTCAGGGAGCGGCAAAAAGAGGAGAAGAAAAAAGTCCCCGAATAA
- a CDS encoding MFS transporter → MSTARQERPPMRSLLTHSGYLQWSAAVQLMRMPSIMTSFAFVLVGGNQIGGLMITAYILCSTFFAIPGGRLIDRIGVKKGAPFFLLLVAGVLTGIVIAAAIFSEGWLLILFAGLTGALMGGIPGAMRSLLSRTIPQHLLASAIAFDATVVELVVVSAPLIAAAAAIYWVPGAVGAMVVSALMAAFLTWRLGRSMEAGASKSQAERVHSEQENAAPDGNSAQATETDKVKRRQQLPEPQEEQEPQHPQQSQQSKQPQQPQQSQQSQQPQQPPQAGPLWWLNRRFVFWMLLSIAFGHALGTAEVGALPIVRQYGGSTGAAAAFISVLAVSSAASGLAYAFFSYKIRFSHTFQAILFLFVSATGCIGLAFSANWVTMAISMIVIGMSTAPLMTVRSLAVEQEIPEERKAEGFSIMNVSHTIGFSLGGFLLSIMPLSWMVTAGGVSGMLVLLSAFLLIPRSGRGAKKSRSQASYSEVP, encoded by the coding sequence ATGTCGACAGCCAGACAGGAAAGGCCGCCTATGCGGTCGCTGCTAACACACAGCGGGTATTTGCAATGGTCGGCGGCCGTGCAATTGATGCGAATGCCGTCTATCATGACGTCGTTTGCCTTTGTTTTGGTCGGCGGCAATCAGATCGGCGGCTTGATGATTACCGCCTACATTTTATGCTCCACCTTTTTTGCCATCCCTGGCGGCCGTCTGATTGACCGGATCGGTGTGAAAAAAGGTGCGCCGTTCTTTTTGCTCTTGGTAGCAGGAGTCCTGACAGGGATTGTCATAGCGGCTGCCATCTTCTCGGAGGGCTGGCTGTTGATCCTGTTCGCCGGACTGACCGGAGCGCTGATGGGGGGAATTCCCGGGGCCATGCGTTCGCTCCTGAGCCGTACGATCCCGCAGCATCTGCTAGCTTCAGCCATTGCCTTTGACGCGACAGTTGTCGAGCTTGTTGTTGTAAGCGCCCCGCTGATTGCGGCCGCGGCTGCGATCTACTGGGTGCCGGGAGCAGTAGGCGCGATGGTGGTCTCTGCACTGATGGCTGCTTTCTTGACGTGGCGATTGGGCAGAAGCATGGAGGCGGGTGCCAGCAAGTCTCAGGCCGAGCGTGTACACTCAGAGCAGGAAAACGCTGCGCCGGATGGGAACAGCGCTCAGGCAACGGAGACAGACAAAGTGAAGCGGCGGCAGCAACTGCCAGAGCCACAAGAAGAGCAAGAGCCGCAACATCCGCAACAGTCCCAACAGTCGAAACAGCCGCAACAGCCGCAACAGTCGCAGCAGTCCCAACAGCCACAACAGCCTCCACAAGCAGGCCCTCTTTGGTGGCTGAACCGCCGATTTGTTTTCTGGATGCTGCTCAGTATTGCGTTTGGACATGCACTGGGCACGGCGGAGGTGGGAGCACTGCCAATCGTGAGACAGTACGGCGGCAGTACGGGTGCGGCGGCTGCTTTCATCTCGGTATTGGCGGTAAGCAGTGCGGCCAGCGGTCTTGCCTATGCGTTTTTCTCTTATAAAATCCGCTTCTCCCATACGTTTCAAGCGATCCTTTTCTTGTTTGTAAGTGCCACGGGTTGCATTGGCCTTGCCTTTTCGGCAAACTGGGTAACAATGGCAATATCAATGATCGTGATCGGCATGTCTACGGCTCCGCTGATGACTGTCCGTTCCTTGGCCGTCGAACAGGAAATTCCTGAAGAGCGGAAAGCGGAAGGATTTAGTATCATGAACGTGAGTCACACGATTGGCTTTTCGCTCGGAGGCTTTCTGCTGTCGATCATGCCTTTGTCCTGGATGGTGACGGCAGGCGGTGTGAGCGGTATGCTTGTATTGCTGTCCGCTTTTCTGCTCATTCCCCGCAGCGGCAGGGGAGCGAAGAAATCCCGATCGCAGGCGAGTTACTCGGAGGTGCCATGA
- a CDS encoding winged helix-turn-helix domain-containing protein, translating into MNPIKTTKRALRRFLLETQLLLPDSQSRAGLSTSGASSPRQVVMDVIRHLECVQLDPVNAVRPNQHLVLAARIEKYDPGILGELLRTGAIFEYLANAACLIPMEDYPMFEPTRQRLRAKLQHQLDTHAPIIEQVLQKLSAEGPLPSKAFDSELRVHGYWDNVQAKTKATSHALNLLLDAAQIAIVGREGNQRLFDVRERVVPAELLQQSEQIDPHEASEALLEKYFRAYRVFEPSDPRLGWQRLSASERREAIDRRLRSGQVVTVEVEGLTKPYYILGADAKRLGFYAEEEQAGLAHADQDQVRFLPPLDNLLWSRKRLEDLFSYSYRWEIYTPAHKRKYGYYAMPILLGDRLIGRMDPRLDAKKKHLTVELLQIEPQVKFTKTLEKRLRKAVDAFARTHGAKTVSIENIWVES; encoded by the coding sequence ATGAATCCAATCAAAACGACCAAAAGGGCGCTCCGGCGTTTTTTGCTGGAGACGCAGTTATTGCTTCCCGATTCACAAAGCAGAGCAGGGTTGTCCACAAGCGGGGCCAGCTCTCCCCGGCAGGTGGTCATGGATGTGATCAGGCATTTGGAGTGTGTCCAGCTCGATCCAGTCAATGCTGTGCGGCCCAACCAGCATCTGGTGCTGGCTGCGAGAATCGAAAAGTACGATCCAGGCATCTTAGGAGAATTGCTGCGAACAGGGGCTATTTTCGAATATCTGGCCAATGCCGCATGCCTGATCCCCATGGAGGATTACCCGATGTTTGAGCCGACTCGCCAGCGGCTGCGGGCAAAGCTTCAGCACCAGCTTGACACGCATGCCCCGATCATCGAGCAGGTGCTGCAGAAGCTGTCGGCGGAAGGGCCGCTCCCGTCCAAGGCCTTCGATTCCGAGCTGCGGGTTCACGGGTATTGGGATAACGTTCAGGCAAAGACAAAAGCGACATCCCACGCTCTCAATCTGTTGCTGGACGCTGCGCAAATCGCGATTGTCGGCCGGGAGGGCAACCAGCGCTTGTTTGATGTGAGAGAGCGGGTCGTCCCGGCGGAGCTGCTGCAGCAGTCTGAGCAGATCGATCCCCATGAGGCATCGGAAGCGTTATTGGAAAAGTACTTCCGGGCATACCGTGTCTTTGAACCGAGCGATCCGCGTTTGGGCTGGCAGCGATTGAGTGCCAGTGAGCGAAGAGAGGCCATTGATCGTCGCCTCCGTTCTGGACAGGTCGTAACTGTAGAGGTGGAAGGGCTGACGAAGCCTTATTATATCCTCGGGGCGGATGCTAAGCGGCTTGGCTTTTACGCGGAAGAGGAGCAAGCGGGATTGGCGCATGCCGATCAAGATCAGGTGCGTTTTCTGCCGCCGCTGGACAACCTGCTGTGGAGCAGAAAACGGCTGGAGGACTTGTTCTCGTACTCGTACCGGTGGGAGATCTACACACCGGCCCACAAGCGCAAATACGGTTATTACGCCATGCCGATTTTGCTCGGGGACCGCTTGATCGGCCGGATGGACCCGCGCCTCGACGCCAAAAAGAAGCACTTGACCGTGGAACTGCTCCAGATTGAACCGCAAGTCAAATTCACCAAAACACTGGAGAAGCGGCTGCGGAAGGCTGTGGATGCCTTTGCCCGTACCCACGGGGCCAAAACCGTCTCGATTGAGAATATTTGGGTTGAATCATGA